Proteins encoded by one window of Kwoniella shivajii chromosome 8, complete sequence:
- a CDS encoding mitochondrial import inner membrane translocase subunit TIM8: MSAQGIPQLDDASKRELEGFLEQEQAKAKLQASIHELTNTCWNTCITGSISSKFSKSEAQCLENCVDRFLDSSLYIVKQIESQKQQL, encoded by the exons aTGTCAGCACAAGGTATTCCTCAACTTGACGATGCttccaaa AGGGAGTTGGAAGGCTTCTTAGAGCAAGA ACAAGCAAAAGCTAAACTTCAAGCATCTATTCACGAGCTCACCAACACAT GTTGGAATAC ATGTATCACAGGATCCATCTCATCTAAAttctcaaa GTCAGAAGCTCAATGTCTCGAAAATTGCGTAGATAGATTCTTGGATTCAAGTTTATATATAGTCAAACAGATTGAATCTCAAAAACAGCAACTCTAA
- a CDS encoding thioredoxin reductase — MSPIPNGDSHVNVIEPQTKGEKSKKQHTQVVIIGSGPAGHTAAIYLARANLEPILYEGMLANGFAPGGQLTTTTEVENFPGFPDGVTGTEMMDKFRAQSERFGTKIITETIARVDLTQRPFKYWTEGEEEEHEFMTADTIIIATGASAKRLFLPGEETYWQSGISACAVCDGAVPIFRNKPLAVIGGGDSAAEEATYLTKYGSHVYVLVRREELRASKIMAKRLTSHPKVTVLWNTVATECKGDGDLLQSLALKNVKTGEESELKVNGLFYAIGHEPATALVKSQLETDVDGYIKTVPGTAQTSIKGVFAAGDVQDKKYRQAITSAGSGCMAALEAERLISEEEADDDSIRPEDVHVPAEGYLGTDKE; from the exons ATGTCACCTATTCCAAATGGAGATTCTCACGTGAACGTGATTGAACCACAaacaaaaggtgaaaaatcaaagaaacaACATACTCAAGTTGTAATCATTGGTTCAGGTCCAGCTGGTCATACTGCCGCTATCTATCTAGCCAGAGCGAACCTCGAACCTATCTTATACGAG GGTATGCTTGCTAATGG TTTCGCTCCTGGTGGTCAACTCACAACTACCACTGAG GTTGAAAACTTCCCCGGTTTCCCAGATGGTGTAACTGGTACtgagatgatggacaagTTCCGAGctcaaag TGAGCGATTCGGTACCAAGATCATCACGGAGACTATTGCTCGAGTCGATCTTACTCAAAGACCGTTCAAATACTGGACTGAaggagaggaggaggaacacGAGTTTATGACTGCCGATAC catcatcatcgctaCCGGTGCTTCTGCCAAGAGACTTTTCCTTCCAGGAGAAGAAACCTACTGGCAATCTGGTATCTCGGCTTGTGCCGTTTGCGATGGTGCTGTACCCATCTTCAGAAACAAGCCTTTGGCCGtcattggtggtggtgattcCGCAGCAGAGGAAGCTACCT ACCTCACCAAGTACGGTTCTCACGTTTACGTCTTGGTTCGAAGAGAGGAACTTCGAGCTTCTAAGATCATGGCTAAGAGATTGACTTCTCATCCTAAAGTCACTGTCCTCTGGAAC ACCGTCGCAACTGAATGTAAAGGGGATGGCGATCTTTTACAGTCATTAGCACTCAAGAATGTCAAAACAGGAGAAGAGAGTgaattgaaagtgaatggtCTTTTCTATGCTATTGGCCACGAACCTGCAACAGCATTAGTCAAATCACAATTAGAGACTGATGTAGATGGATACATCAAGACTGTACCTGGAACAGCTCAAACCTCAATCAAGGGAGTATTCGCAGCTGGAGATGTTCAAGATAAGAAATACAGACAAGCTATCACTTCAGCAGGGTCAGGTTGTATGGCTGCTTTAGAAGCCGAGAGATTGatctcagaagaagaagcagatgacGATTCTATCAGACCTGAAGACGTACACGTCCCTGCTGAAGGTTATTTAGGTACTGATAAAGAGTAA
- a CDS encoding CDK-activating kinase assembly factor MAT1 — MSSRLPMRKPPAGSSSSSSSSSLRKPQIPARKGQRVGTNAKGTQEDGYLYVAGVRDASNRVAEYRTEQDSCPICHTDRQFNPNLRLLVSPCYHKMCESCIDRLFTLGPEPCPKCGRILRKINFAHQTFEDLKVEKEVAVRRRMVQVFNKRRDDFGSDREYDNYLEEVEDLTFNLLNDIDVERTEARITEFEKSNASLIATNQKKSALEAMSQNEREEVERRAREERMRMVEEAARIEREEEERIKHEITETLARGETKRAREIEITARAAKQSRQESLFKFIPPSLLANMSDSKEDEVLHTPLSPSYNGPFIPIPYSDPNQARYKEWYEIKDDYMDGRSGVVFVKDDKEGKVRGGGWDLNLFWEMEVRSAVESLGVEPLV, encoded by the exons ATGTCATCTCGTTTGCCAATGCGTAAACCACCTGCtggatcttcatcctcatcctcatcatcatctcttcgtAAACCACAAATACCAGCCAGGAAAGGGCAACGAGTAGGAACCAACGCTAAAGGGACTCAGGAAGATGGTTATTTGTATGTTGCAGGTGTGAGGGACGCTAGTAATAGAGTGGCGGAATATAGG ACGGAACAAGATAGTTGTCCTATTTGTCACACAGATAGACAATTTAATCCAAATCTTAGATTACTAGTTTCACCATGTTATCATAAAAT GTGCGAATCATGTATAGATAGGCTATTCACTTTGGGTCCTGAACCATGTCCTAAATGTGGACGTATATTAAGAAAAATCAATTTCGCTCATCAAACATTCGAAGATTTAAAGGTTGAGAAAGAAGTTGCtgtaagaagaaggatggtTCAAGT GTTCAATAAACGTAGAGACGATTTTGGGAGTGATAGAGAATACGATAATTACctagaagaagtagaagatctCA ctttcaacCTACtcaatgatattgatgtgGAAAGAACAGAAGCTAGAATAACGGAATTTGAGAAATCGAATGCCTCATTGATCGCAACGAATCAGAAGAAGTCTGCATTAGAAGCCATGTCTcaaaatgaaagagaagaagtcgaGAGGAgggcaagagaagaaaggatgagaatggtaGAAGAGGCTGCAAGGattgaaagggaagaagaagaaagaatcaagcATGAAATAACCGAAACTTTG GCAAGAGGAGAGACTAAACGAGCGCGTGAAATTGAAATTACAGCAAGAGCCGCTAAACAATCACGTCAAGAATCATTATTCAAATTCATTCCGCCATCTTTACTAGCCAACATGTCTGAttccaaagaagatgaagtccTACATacaccattatcaccttcgtACAATGGACCTTTTATCCCTATACCGTATTCGGATCCTAATCAAGCACGATATAAAGAGTGGtatgagatcaaagatgattatATGGATGGAAGGAGTGGTGTGGTCTTTGTCAAAGatgacaaagaaggtaaagtaaGAGGTGGTGGATGGGATTTGAATCTGTTTTGGGAAATGGAAGTCAGATCTGCTGTAGAATCTTTAGGTGTTGAACCGTTAGTATAA